In Aquiflexum balticum DSM 16537, a single genomic region encodes these proteins:
- a CDS encoding TIR domain-containing protein yields the protein MLILIAGPYRSGTNDDPILIKENLVKLEAMSLPIFRKGHVPIIGEWVALPLLHLAGSQKPGDAVWDEIQYPVAHRLLEKCDAVLRIPGESKGADKDVEIAKARGLKVYYHIKDISDAE from the coding sequence ATGCTAATCCTAATTGCGGGGCCATATCGAAGTGGCACCAATGATGATCCTATTCTCATCAAAGAAAACCTTGTCAAACTTGAAGCCATGTCACTGCCTATTTTCAGAAAAGGGCATGTTCCAATCATTGGAGAATGGGTTGCTTTGCCCTTGCTTCATCTTGCCGGATCTCAAAAGCCGGGTGATGCTGTATGGGACGAGATCCAATATCCTGTAGCACATCGGCTACTCGAAAAATGTGATGCCGTACTGAGAATTCCCGGTGAATCAAAGGGGGCGGATAAAGATGTTGAAATAGCAAAAGCAAGAGGTCTAAAAGTATATTATCACATCAAAGATATTTCTGATGCAGAATAA
- a CDS encoding Crp/Fnr family transcriptional regulator — protein MKSDLILSNICQYISLSPMEKEYFLSLLEEGNLHKKEFLLSQGESCKHIYFVNSGILRAFHINQEGKDSTVMFAVKDWWITDMHCFLNVVPSMVNIQVVAPSSVLKLSKENLDKLYDEIPEFNRFFRILMQNAYCREQLRTIQNLSLPALERYERFIKKYPHIANAVPLKQIASYLGITPEFLSAIRAKKD, from the coding sequence CCTATGGAAAAGGAGTATTTTCTAAGTCTGTTGGAGGAAGGGAATTTGCACAAAAAGGAGTTTCTTCTAAGTCAGGGAGAATCCTGCAAGCATATCTATTTTGTCAACTCAGGTATACTCAGGGCTTTCCATATCAATCAGGAGGGAAAAGATTCTACAGTGATGTTTGCTGTGAAAGATTGGTGGATCACCGATATGCATTGTTTCTTAAATGTTGTTCCTTCAATGGTGAATATTCAGGTGGTGGCACCATCGAGTGTTTTAAAATTGTCCAAGGAAAATCTTGACAAACTGTATGATGAAATACCAGAGTTCAACAGGTTTTTTAGAATCCTGATGCAGAATGCCTATTGCCGGGAGCAGTTAAGAACAATTCAAAACCTTTCCTTGCCTGCTTTGGAACGGTATGAGCGATTTATCAAAAAATACCCTCACATCGCCAATGCCGTTCCACTAAAACAGATTGCCTCCTATTTGGGCATCACCCCGGAGTTTCTAAGTGCAATCAGGGCAAAGAAGGATTGA